GCGGCTTGCACGCGCACATCGGCTCGCAGATCTACGAAAGCGCGGCCTTCGCCGCGAACGTTCGCGCGCTCGTCGACGTCGCGGCGCGAGCGGCCGCCATCGGCTTGCACGGCGATCGCATCATCGCCGGCGGCGGTTTTGGCGTGCGGATGCATCCCGGCGACGACGCCGAGCTGGATATACCGTCCACGATCACGGGGCTGGCCGATGCCTTCAGCGAGAGCGCCCGGCGTGCGAACCTTCCGGCGGCGCGCCTGGGCATCGAACCGGGGCGCGCGCTGATCGCTCGCGCCGGAACCTCGTTGTACCGCGTGATGGCGGCGAAGGAGCAATACGGGATGCCCTACGTTGTCGTCGATGGCGGGATCGCCGACAATCCGCGACCGGCACTCTACGACGCCTACCACCATCCGCTCCTCGCCTCGCGCGCCGGTGGGGCACCGCGCGAAACCGTTCTGTGCGGCCGTTCGTGCGAGAACGATCGCATCGTCACCGCGCCGCTGCCGGCCGATACGCGCGCCGGCGACCTCATCGCCGTCTGCACGACCGGTGCGTACACGTATTCGATGGCCAGCAACTACAACCGGTTCGCCCGCCCGGCCGTGGTGGCCGTGCGCGGCGAGACACACACTCCGATCGCTCGACGGGAGACCGTCGACGACGT
This window of the Candidatus Baltobacteraceae bacterium genome carries:
- the lysA gene encoding diaminopimelate decarboxylase — its product is MTWHDGVAPGQSRRDGALFIGSVRAEELAESYGTPLLAIDYGVLDAAIAEFVAAAQPHGIEVAYAGKALLLRALARHLASTPLALDVCSLGELVTAERAGFPAARITLHGCGKSDEELAAAAAGRVGTIVADSLDELQRLAARARDDRRIDVVLRINTGIEAHTHELVRTAGDKTKFGMPADALPAAADIFNRAAALRYRGLHAHIGSQIYESAAFAANVRALVDVAARAAAIGLHGDRIIAGGGFGVRMHPGDDAELDIPSTITGLADAFSESARRANLPAARLGIEPGRALIARAGTSLYRVMAAKEQYGMPYVVVDGGIADNPRPALYDAYHHPLLASRAGGAPRETVLCGRSCENDRIVTAPLPADTRAGDLIAVCTTGAYTYSMASNYNRFARPAVVAVRGETHTPIARRETVDDV